Proteins encoded together in one Heterodontus francisci isolate sHetFra1 chromosome 20, sHetFra1.hap1, whole genome shotgun sequence window:
- the LOC137380988 gene encoding gamma-glutamyl hydrolase-like isoform X1, with product MNGLTNTETLNDRPVIGILAQHTLDELAEVAKTYVAAPYVKYLESAGSRVAVIRLYLNESEYEKIFYSINGLLLPGGAVDLETSEFARVAGIFYRLALKACDRGDHFPIWGTCMGQQLLTALTSGENLLSRTDSSNVALTLEFTEEAKSSQMFKDFSPEMIRVLSDKPLTGNFHKYSVTVQAFESNEKLRSFYRLVSSSTDRQRVSFVSTMEAFKYPFYGTQWHPEANRFLWKESLAAPHCAHGVRMSYLLAEFFVNEARKNLHCFETKEEEESALIDSHKPVFLGDKSSFGTLYFFD from the exons CACTGAAACCCTGAATGACAGACCAGTGATCG GGATCTTAGCGCAGCACACATTGGATGAACTGGCCGAGGTGGCAAAGACATATGTAGCTGCTCCCTACGTGAAATACCTGGAGTCAGCTGGCAGCAGAGTGGCAGTGATCAG GTTATATCTCAATGAGTCTGAGTATGAAAAGATATTTTATTCAATAAATGG GCTCTTGCTGCCAGGAGGAGCTGTGGACTTAGAGACGTCAGAATTTGCCCGAGTCGCTGGCATCTTCTACCGGCTCGCACTAAAG GCATGTGACCGGGGTGATCATTTCCCCATCTGGGGAACGTGTATGGGGCAGCAACTCCTGACGGCACTGACCTCCGGAGAGAATCTACTGAGCAGGACGGACAGTTCCAACGTGGCACTGACCCTGGAGTTTACCGAGG AAGCAAAATCGAGTCAAATGTTCAAAGACTTTTCGCCAGAGATGATTAGAGTTTTATCTGATAAACCATTGACTGGGAATTTCCACAAATACAGCGTCACAGTGCAG GCCTTTGAATCCAATGAGAAATTGCGGTCATTCTACAGACTGGTCTCCAGCAGTACAGACAGACAGCGCGTCTCATTCGTCTCTACAATGGAAG CTTTTAAATATCCGTTCTATGGCACCCAGTGGCATCCTGAAGCAAACCGCTTTTTGTGGAAGGAGAGTTTGGCAGCTCCTCACTGTGCACACGGAGTCAGGATGTCGTACCTGTTGGCCGAGTTCTTCGTAAATGAAG CCAGAAAGAATCTTCACTGCTTTGagacaaaagaagaagaagaatctgctttgattgacagtcacaagccggtgttcctgggtgacaAGAGCTCCTTTGGAACACTCTACTTCTTTGATTAA
- the LOC137380988 gene encoding gamma-glutamyl hydrolase-like isoform X2 — translation MNGLTNTETLNDRPVIGILAQHTLDELAEVAKTYVAAPYVKYLESAGSRVAVIRLYLNESEYEKIFYSINGLLLPGGAVDLETSEFARVAGIFYRLALKACDRGDHFPIWGTCMGQQLLTALTSGENLLSRTDSSNVALTLEFTEEAKSSQMFKDFSPEMIRVLSDKPLTGNFHKYSVTVQAFESNEKLRSFYRLVSSSTDRQRVSFVSTMEAFKYPFYGTQWHPEANRFLWKESLAAPHCAHGVRMSYLLAEFFVNEVEDTSYIPEIEDNQGTIKSEELKPERIFTALRQKKKKNLL, via the exons CACTGAAACCCTGAATGACAGACCAGTGATCG GGATCTTAGCGCAGCACACATTGGATGAACTGGCCGAGGTGGCAAAGACATATGTAGCTGCTCCCTACGTGAAATACCTGGAGTCAGCTGGCAGCAGAGTGGCAGTGATCAG GTTATATCTCAATGAGTCTGAGTATGAAAAGATATTTTATTCAATAAATGG GCTCTTGCTGCCAGGAGGAGCTGTGGACTTAGAGACGTCAGAATTTGCCCGAGTCGCTGGCATCTTCTACCGGCTCGCACTAAAG GCATGTGACCGGGGTGATCATTTCCCCATCTGGGGAACGTGTATGGGGCAGCAACTCCTGACGGCACTGACCTCCGGAGAGAATCTACTGAGCAGGACGGACAGTTCCAACGTGGCACTGACCCTGGAGTTTACCGAGG AAGCAAAATCGAGTCAAATGTTCAAAGACTTTTCGCCAGAGATGATTAGAGTTTTATCTGATAAACCATTGACTGGGAATTTCCACAAATACAGCGTCACAGTGCAG GCCTTTGAATCCAATGAGAAATTGCGGTCATTCTACAGACTGGTCTCCAGCAGTACAGACAGACAGCGCGTCTCATTCGTCTCTACAATGGAAG CTTTTAAATATCCGTTCTATGGCACCCAGTGGCATCCTGAAGCAAACCGCTTTTTGTGGAAGGAGAGTTTGGCAGCTCCTCACTGTGCACACGGAGTCAGGATGTCGTACCTGTTGGCCGAGTTCTTCGTAAATGAAG tagaagacacaagttacataccagaaatagaggataaTCAAGGGACTatcaagagtgaggaacttaag CCAGAAAGAATCTTCACTGCTTTGagacaaaagaagaagaagaatctgctttga